The DNA region ATCCCGACAGCCGCGCAAAGGCGAGCGCCAGGGCGCGCGGCGTGTCGGCTTGCGTCAGCACATCGACGGCGCTGCCGCTCTCCGGATCGATGACGGTCTGGCCGTCCCGATCGGATGCATCGGTGACGACCCTTATGGGCAGGCGCTCCACCTGGAACAGCGAGGGATCGGCCGCATAGAGAATCACGCAAGGGTCGTGCAGCGGGAAGGTCGCGGGCAGGGCTTGCGTCGCCGCGTCGCCCGCCGCCTGCCGGCGCCGCGCCAGCTTCTCGAGATAGGCCTCGATCATGGCGGCCGAGGTGCGGGCGATCTTGCCGCCGCTCTGTGCAAGATCGGCGCTCCATTGCCGGTCGGCCGTGACCTTGCGGGTCACGTCGAGCGGAACGAGGGTCACCGGGATTCCGGAGCGAAGCACGATCGCTGCCGCCTCGGGATCGGCCGCGATGTTGAACTCGGCGAAGGGTGTGACATTGCCGCGCTCGCGCACCGCGCCGCCCATGGCGATGATGCCGCCGAGACGACGCGCCGCATCGGGATGGCGCAGCACCAGATGGGCGAGATTGGTCAACGGGCCGAGCGCCAGGATGCGCAGCGAGAATTCGGGCTCAGCCCGGAGCAGCCGCGCCATCCAGGCGGTCGCATCCTCTTCGAGCGCCAGGGCCTGCGCGGGCGGCAGGACGACGCCGCCGATCCCGTCCTCGCCGTGGATGTCGGCCGCCTCGATGGGGGCGCGCTCGACCGGACGGGCGCTGCCGGCGATGACGGGAATCTCCTCGCGGCCGAGATGGGCAAGAAGGCTGAGCGCGTTGCGCGTCACGCCTGCGATCCCGATATTGCCCGCCACCGTGACGATGCCCCGGATGTCGAGCTCGGGCGACGCACAGGCGAGGAAGAGCGCGAGCGCATCATCGAGCCCGGGATCGGTATCGATGAGGATGGGAAGTGGCGGCATTGGTTTGTCCTGGCGAATAGCGAATAGCGAATAGCGAATGGCGAATAGCGAGTAGCGAAATAGCGATTGGAACGCCATTCCCTATTCGCTATTCGCCATTCGCTACTCGCCCTTCACACCGGCACCCAGCCCTCCTCGGTGAGCCTGAGATGCGGGCTTTCGAAGACGAAGGAGACTTTACCTGGCCAGTCCGCGCCGAAGGCGGCGAGCGCCGCGCCCCATTGGCGGCCCTGGCTCATGGCGAAGGCGAGCCCGACCACATCGGCCCCGGCGCGCTGCATCAGCCGCAAAGCCGTGATCGCCGTGGTGCCGCTGCTGATGGTGTCGTCGACCACGACGACGCGTTTCCCGGCAAGCCGCGGCACGAGGTTCGGATCGACGAAGAGACGCCGCCCGGCGCTCGTCGTGGTGATCGAGGTGACCGGCTCCGACAGGGAGTCCTGGTACCAGAATTTCCGCGAATAGCCGAGCGGCACGAAATTGCTCTTGCCCATGAGGCGTGCCAAAGGCGGCGCGAGCGCGAGGCCAAGCGTCGGCAGGCCGAGGATCACATCGGGATCGAGCGGCGCGAGCGTTGTGGCCATATGCGCCGCCAGCGCGTCGAGCACCGCGAAGGAGGCGTGGTTGGCGATGAAGGACGCGACGGCCCGGTCGGCCGCTTCGAGCCGGCGGATCGGCAGCATCAGGAATTTGCCATCCGGCAGTCTCGCCGGGAAGCCCAACCTGAAGGGCGGCGTCAGACGGCCGGGCTCGATATCGCTCTCGAGCGATTGCCAGTATTGCGTGGTCGGCTCCGTGAAGTCTCGCATCGCCTCGTCCGTGGTCTGCTGTCGTGAGCGAGACCTTTGCACAATTCTGGAAGGCGCCCCACCCGTACCCTCCCCACCACTCGCTTCGCTCGCGGGGGGAGGGAGATGATCAGCGCTGATCGCCTCCCTCCCCCCACGAGTCGCAACGAGTGGTGGGGAGGGTACGGGTGGGGGGCGTTTCGATCCGTACGCCAGCGAAACCTGAGTTCCGCAAAGGCTCGCGAGGGAGTGGCCCTCATAGCGCGTCTTGGCGCCTCATCCAAGACGCTCTGGCCAAACATCGCTCGCCATTCACGCCTTGACGAGGCTGGCACGCTGGTTGCTAATCGAGAGGCGCAATCTCGGCATGGAATCGGTTGCCGCCAGCCCGAGCTTGCGTGAGCTGGGTCACCATCCAACGGGGGGGAGCCGCCAGGAGAACGGACGCGATGAAGAGAGCTGTCGACCGGGCGCGCCGCCTAGGCCTCGCGATGCTCGCGGCGTTGCTAGCCGTGGTGGTGCCGCCGGCGGCGCAGGCCGAGCCTGTCAAAGGCGGCACCGCGATTCTCGCCGTCGACGCCGATCCGCAGACGCTCGATCCCGCGGTCTCGACCGATTACGTGGCGGGCGATATCGGCGCCAAGGTCTTCGAAGGGCTGGTCTGGCTCGACGCGGCGGCCATGCCGCAACCGCAGCTCGCCACCGGCTGGACGATCTCCGACGATGGCCGGACCTATGTGTTCAAGCTGCGCGACGGCGTCCTCTGGCAGGACGGCAAGCCCTTCACCAGCGCCGACGTCAAGTTCACCTTCGAGGAGGTGCTCGCCAAATATCATCCGCGCTCATCGAACATGATCAAGCGGCTCGGCCTCATGGTCGACACGCCTGACGACAAGACCGTGGTGATGAAGCTCAACGCCTCCTACGCACCCTTCCTGACGCAGCTCTCGGTGTTCGACGCGCCGATCATCCCCAAGCATCTGTTCGCAGGCGGCGACATCCTGAAGAACCCGGCGGCGCAGAAGCCGATCGGCACCGGCCCCTTCCGGTTCGTCTCCTGGGAGCGCGGCGCCAGCGTCACGCTCGACCGCTACGAGGGCTATTGGCAAAAGGGAAAGCCCTATCTCGACCGCATCGTCTTCCAGGTGATCCCGCAACCGGCGAGCCGGCTCTCCGGTCTGCAGACCGGCGAGGTCGATTTCATCTCGGATTTCTATCTCGCCAAGGCCGATATTCCGAGCCTGATCAAGGCCGACACTTTCCAGGCCCGCATCGGCAAGGCGTTGCCGGCGATCTATTTCGCCGAGCTCAATCTGCGCAGATCCCCCTTCGACAAGGTCGCGCCCCGTCACGCCATGGCCTTCGCCATCGACCGCAACCGCCTGGTGCAGCAGGCGATGAACGGCCTGGCGCGTCCGGGCTATGGGGCCTTCGGCGACGGCTTCGGCTGGACCCTGAACCCCGATGCCAGCTACCCCAAGCTCTACCCCTATGATCCCGAGAAGGCGAAGGCATTGCTCGCGGAAGCCGGCATCGCGACTGGGAGCAAATTGCGCATCGCCTATGAGGCCGCCCGTCCGCAAATGATCGCGACGGCGCAGATCATCCGCGAGAACCTCAAGCAGATCGGCTTCGATGCCGTGGTCGAGCCGCTGGAGCGCACCGTGCTGCTGCAGAAGGTCTTCAAGGACCATGATTTCGATATCGCGCTCATGTCCTATTTCTCGAGCGGCGATCCTGCCATCGGCTATAACCGGCTCTATGTCGCGAACCCGACCGATGCGATCAACGCCAATGCGGCGGGCTATGCCGATCCCAAGGTCGACGAGCTCCTGACAAAGGCCGCGACCGTCACCGATCTTTCGACACGCGGCACCATCTACAAAGCGGTGCAGACCATCCTCAGCGAGGACATGCCGGCGGTCGTCCTCTATGACGAGGCCGGCGTCGATCTCGGCTCCAAGAAGCTGCACGGCTTGTGGAAATCGGTCGACACCCGCTCCCTCTGGGAAGAGGTGTGGCTGACGCCGTGAGAACGAGCCGGACACCCTGGGACCGCGACCGTCCCGGTTGCCCTTCCTTAAGGCGGTGCGTCAGCCCAACCGTTTGTAAGGGCGGGCGGGACGCCCGCGATCCCAGATGCGTCGGCCCTACCGCTCGCAAGGACGGGCGAGACGCCCGCGATCCCAGCCGTCCCAGCGGGGCTTGAGGCGATGCGTGCCGGGCAGATCCTGGTCTTCGCCTTGCGCCGCCTGCTCATCGCCGTGCCGCTGCTGGTCTGCGTCGTCGTCGTCAACTTCACGCTGATCGAGCTCGCTCCTGGCGATCCCATCACCGTGCTGGTCGGCGATTATCCGGCGCCCGAAGAATATGTGGCGCAGGTGCGCAAGGATTTCGGCCTCGACCAGAAGCTGCCGCAGCGCCTCTTCGCTTATCTCGGCCAAGTGGGGCGGGGCAATCTCGGCTTCTCCTTCGTCAACCGGCAGGCCGTGCTCGACCTCATCCTGGAGCGCCTCGGCGCCACACTCGCCCTCACCTTGACGTCTCTCGCCTTCGCGACGCTCGCGGGCGTCAGCCTCGGCGCGCTCGCGGCAATGCGGCGCGGCAGCGCCCTCGATGCCGGCTTGCAGACGGCCTCGCTCGCCGGCTACTCGATCCCTGAATTTTGGATCGGCCAGATCCTGATCATCGTCTTCGCCGTCTGGCTCGGCCTTTTGCCCTCGCAAGGCGCTCATTCGCTGCGCGCCCCGCGCGACGGCATCGGGATGGCGCTCGATACGGTGAGCCATCTGGTGCTGCCGGCGCTCGCTCTGTCCTTCCGCTATCTGGCGCTGATCTCGCGCATGACGCGGGCGAGCCTGATCGAGGTCATGAATGCCGATTTCATCCTGGCGGCGCGCTCGCGCGGCGCCTCGGAGCGCCGGGTGCTGTTCGCCCATGCGTTCCGCAACGCCGCGGCGCCGGTGGTGACCGTGATCGGCTATAATCTCGGCCTCGTCCTTGCCGGAGCGACGCTCATCGAGAGCGTGTTCGGCTGGCCCGGAATCGGGCGCCTGCTCTTCACCTCGATCGCGGCGCGCGACTATCCGGTGATGACCGGCATTCTCCTCTTGCTCTCGGCGACCGTGGTGATCGCCAATCTCATGACCGACATCGTGCAAGCCGTGATCGATCCGCGCGTGCGCCGGCCATGAGCCTCGATGCCGCCGAGCTGACGCGCGAGGGGTTGGCGCCGCCGTCGCGCCGCACCGAATTCCTGCGGCGCCTCTCAGGCGCGCGCCTGCCGGCCCTGTTCGTGGTGCTGGTCGCGGCGACCGCCATCGCGGCGCCGCTCCTCACCAGCTACGCCCCCGATGCCGGCGGCCCGGACGCATTGCAGCCGCCGCTCTCGCCCGGCCATTGGCTCGGCACCGACAATATCGGCCGCGATCTCTGGGCCGAGCTCGCCTATGGGGCGCGCGTCTCGCTCTCGGTCGGCATTCTCGCGGCCTTGAGCGCGCTCGCCATAGGGGTCGTGGTGGGCGCGGCCGCCGGCTATGCCGGGGGCGCCCTCGACGCTTTCCTGATGCGCCTCTCTGAATTCTTCCAGACGCTGCCGCGCTTCGTGCTGGCGCTGATCATCGTGGCGCTGTTCGGCGCAGGCATCGGCAAGGTGATCTTGGTGCTCGCCATCCTGTCCTGGCCGCAGACGGCGCGCGTGGTGCGCGCTTCGGTCATGAGTCTCAAGACCGCGCCCTTCATCGATGCGGCGCGGGTTGGCGGCATGCCTCCGACGGCGATCGTGCTGCGCGAGATCCTGCCCAACGCGCTCGCCCCGATCGTGGTCGTCACCTCGCTCGACGTCGCGACGGCGATCTTGCTCGAAGCGAGCCTCAGCTTCTTCGGGCTCGGCGATCCGAACCTGCCCTCCTGGGGCGCCATGCTGAACGTGGCGCAGGATTATCTGCGCCAGGCCTGGTGGATGTCGCTGTTCCCGGGCGCTGCCATCGCCCTCACCGTGCTCGCCTTCAACCGGATCGGCGACTGCCTGAACGATGCGCTCAATCCGAAATTAAGGGATGGGAGATGAGCGCGCCTCTGCTCGAGGTCGAGAATCTCTGCGTCGATCTCGCGGGCCGGGACGGAGCGCTGCGGCTCGTCGACGGCATTTCGCTCAAGGTCGAGGCCGGCGAGACGGTCGGGCTCGTCGGCGAATCCGGCTGCGGCAAGTCGATGACGGCCTATGCGCTCCTCAACCTGTTCCCGACGCCTTCGGTGTCGGTCTCAGAGGGCGCCATCCGCTTCGAGGGGCAGGATCTGCGGGCGCTGTCGCCACAGGCCTGGCGCCAATTGCGCGGCGCGCGCATCGCCATGATCTTCCAGGATCCGTCGGGCTTCCTCGATCCGCTCATGCCGGTCGGCAGGCAGATTGCCGAGACGCTGATTTCGCACGGACGCAAGCGCGGCGTCGCGGCGCGTGTGCAGGAGCTCCTGGCGCTTCTGGAATTGCCCGATCCCGCTGTGATCGCCGGCAAATATCCGCATGAGCTTTCGGGCGGGCAGCGCCAGCGCGTGCTGATCGCGGCGGCGCTCGCCATGGAGCCG from Rhizobiales bacterium GAS188 includes:
- a CDS encoding purine nucleosidase/pyrimidine-specific ribonucleoside hydrolase, whose amino-acid sequence is MPPLPILIDTDPGLDDALALFLACASPELDIRGIVTVAGNIGIAGVTRNALSLLAHLGREEIPVIAGSARPVERAPIEAADIHGEDGIGGVVLPPAQALALEEDATAWMARLLRAEPEFSLRILALGPLTNLAHLVLRHPDAARRLGGIIAMGGAVRERGNVTPFAEFNIAADPEAAAIVLRSGIPVTLVPLDVTRKVTADRQWSADLAQSGGKIARTSAAMIEAYLEKLARRRQAAGDAATQALPATFPLHDPCVILYAADPSLFQVERLPIRVVTDASDRDGQTVIDPESGSAVDVLTQADTPRALALAFARLSGLG
- a CDS encoding Adenine/guanine phosphoribosyltransferase, with the protein product MRDFTEPTTQYWQSLESDIEPGRLTPPFRLGFPARLPDGKFLMLPIRRLEAADRAVASFIANHASFAVLDALAAHMATTLAPLDPDVILGLPTLGLALAPPLARLMGKSNFVPLGYSRKFWYQDSLSEPVTSITTTSAGRRLFVDPNLVPRLAGKRVVVVDDTISSGTTAITALRLMQRAGADVVGLAFAMSQGRQWGAALAAFGADWPGKVSFVFESPHLRLTEEGWVPV
- a CDS encoding peptide/nickel transport system substrate-binding protein, producing the protein MKRAVDRARRLGLAMLAALLAVVVPPAAQAEPVKGGTAILAVDADPQTLDPAVSTDYVAGDIGAKVFEGLVWLDAAAMPQPQLATGWTISDDGRTYVFKLRDGVLWQDGKPFTSADVKFTFEEVLAKYHPRSSNMIKRLGLMVDTPDDKTVVMKLNASYAPFLTQLSVFDAPIIPKHLFAGGDILKNPAAQKPIGTGPFRFVSWERGASVTLDRYEGYWQKGKPYLDRIVFQVIPQPASRLSGLQTGEVDFISDFYLAKADIPSLIKADTFQARIGKALPAIYFAELNLRRSPFDKVAPRHAMAFAIDRNRLVQQAMNGLARPGYGAFGDGFGWTLNPDASYPKLYPYDPEKAKALLAEAGIATGSKLRIAYEAARPQMIATAQIIRENLKQIGFDAVVEPLERTVLLQKVFKDHDFDIALMSYFSSGDPAIGYNRLYVANPTDAINANAAGYADPKVDELLTKAATVTDLSTRGTIYKAVQTILSEDMPAVVLYDEAGVDLGSKKLHGLWKSVDTRSLWEEVWLTP
- a CDS encoding peptide/nickel transport system permease protein: MRAGQILVFALRRLLIAVPLLVCVVVVNFTLIELAPGDPITVLVGDYPAPEEYVAQVRKDFGLDQKLPQRLFAYLGQVGRGNLGFSFVNRQAVLDLILERLGATLALTLTSLAFATLAGVSLGALAAMRRGSALDAGLQTASLAGYSIPEFWIGQILIIVFAVWLGLLPSQGAHSLRAPRDGIGMALDTVSHLVLPALALSFRYLALISRMTRASLIEVMNADFILAARSRGASERRVLFAHAFRNAAAPVVTVIGYNLGLVLAGATLIESVFGWPGIGRLLFTSIAARDYPVMTGILLLLSATVVIANLMTDIVQAVIDPRVRRP
- a CDS encoding peptide/nickel transport system permease protein, coding for MSLDAAELTREGLAPPSRRTEFLRRLSGARLPALFVVLVAATAIAAPLLTSYAPDAGGPDALQPPLSPGHWLGTDNIGRDLWAELAYGARVSLSVGILAALSALAIGVVVGAAAGYAGGALDAFLMRLSEFFQTLPRFVLALIIVALFGAGIGKVILVLAILSWPQTARVVRASVMSLKTAPFIDAARVGGMPPTAIVLREILPNALAPIVVVTSLDVATAILLEASLSFFGLGDPNLPSWGAMLNVAQDYLRQAWWMSLFPGAAIALTVLAFNRIGDCLNDALNPKLRDGR
- a CDS encoding peptide/nickel transport system ATP-binding protein/peptide/nickel transport system permease protein/oligopeptide transport system ATP-binding protein, yielding MSAPLLEVENLCVDLAGRDGALRLVDGISLKVEAGETVGLVGESGCGKSMTAYALLNLFPTPSVSVSEGAIRFEGQDLRALSPQAWRQLRGARIAMIFQDPSGFLDPLMPVGRQIAETLISHGRKRGVAARVQELLALLELPDPAVIAGKYPHELSGGQRQRVLIAAALAMEPALLIADEPTTALDVTVQAGILDLLGRLRDRLGLAMLLITHDLGVVAESCERVYVMYAGRIVETNSAAALFAHPRHPYTAGLLKSTLPFEGRGELFSIPGRVPSPKRLGAGQQPACRFEPRCPAARNDPCGLRDPALLARAGGGDACWRADEIAGEDIWAGSAT